CTGAAATTCCTCACCGAAACCGAATGTTCCGGATGCGGCGATCACAGGATTTTTGAAATCGATCCCGAACAACGACTGAAACAGGCATGTCCGCATCACCATTTCACCTCGTCCGCATCGAAAACCGGCCCTTCCACACACGAACGCACCATCCGGCCATCTGTAAGCGGCACGGCGCATCCGTAACAGGCCCCGATACCACACGCCATGCGCTGCTCCAGCGATATAAAACACCGGATTCCCGCTTTATGGGCGACAGCGGCGACAGCCTTCATCATCGGATGGGGACCGCAGGTATAGATTACCTCGGGATTAATCGAACCAACCTGCTCTTCAAGAAGACCGGTTACAAAGCCATGATACCCGAGAGAGCCGTCATCGGTGGCCTTCACAACCGTGACATGCTCATTGAACAATCCCTCGAACGCACGGTGTATTTCAGCGGTACGTGCCCCGATCATAAAGACAGCCTGATTTTTCTGGCGGTCGGCCATCGAATCGGACAAAAAGAAAAGCGGTGCCGCACCGACACCGCCTGCAACGAGAATACAAGAGCCGGAACCGGCATGATCCAGGTGAAAACCCTTTCCCAGTGGGCCTATTATATTGAGGCATTCACCTCGATTTACACTGCTTAAAAGCTCTGTTCCGCGGCCTACGATTTCGACCATCAGTTTTATCTGTCCGCGTTCAGGATCAGAGCCGTATACGGAAAAGGTTCTCCGCAGAAACGGGTCGGTGCCGTCGCACACCCTCACCTGAACGAACTGGCCGGGAGTCACCGTACGGGCGATTTCACCGCAGGAAAGATGCATGATAAAGACAGCGCTGCCGCGGCGCTCAGTTCGAATAATACCTGCTTCGTATTCGCGCATTTCTGGCCCTGATTTTTTTTAACCCAGTCATCTCTTCATCCTGCTTGCTCGCGGATACTGCTACCTGCGGGGTTTCCGAGGGAGTTTCGGTCGTCGTTTTGCCAATGCCGTATGTCAGGTAAACAATATTTTTCTCGATATCTTTCAGGAGTTTCGGTTCTTCTTTCATATGTTCGAGCTTGCTGGTAGCCAGCTCGACATAATCCTTCCTGTACACATTTTTTTCGAGCTTGGTAAGCTCTGTGTACAATTCAATGGCCTTTTCATTGTTTCCAACATCATGCTCGTAAAAATATGCCATGATAAATCGGGCCTGGTATGCGCTTTTCGTATCGGGGAAACTATCGGCAACAGCCTGATAAAGCGGCATGTAAACATCAGCCCCCTTTCCCGAAATCCGGGCCTGTTCGGCTTCCTGAAAGGCTCTTATTTCAGGCGGTTTCTCGATCACTCCAAGAAAAACACGCAGTTCCTGGCTGAAATTGCTCTCGGGATACTTTTCGATGATTTTGCTCATGAGCTCGTGATCCGCTTCTTCCGAGTAGCGGTTTTCACTCCGCAGTTCGTTCAATCCGAGGAAATATTCGCTCCTGACCGCAAAGTCCGTTTCGGGAGCCTCCTCCAGTATCATGCGATACTGTGTAAGAGCCGAATCGGGGCGGTTGAACGAAAAGGTGTAGAGTTCCGCCAGCGAAAATCGCTCATGAGCTTTTTTCACAGGATCGTTCTTGAGCTGATCGAGCGTTTCGAGCTTTTTTTTCAGGGCATCAATTTGCGTCGACATGTTCGTGGATTCAATAAGCCAGGAATCGACAACCCGCGCTTTAACAGCTTTCGCTTTATCAAATGCACTCTTTGCATCATCGAGATTTGAAAAATCCTGGAGCCTGAGCTTTCCCACATGGTACCAGGCTTCGTATGAGGCCACCGAATCAGGATAATCGCCGGCAAGTTTAAGATACGTGTCGACCGCTTTATCCGTATCGCCCTGCAGTTCATATATTCTTCCGATTTGGAGCCTGATTCTCGGGTCATACTTTGCATATTCACCTTTGTTCTGCATGGCGGTGAGATATCCGAGACCCTCTTCGAACTTTCCGAGTTCACCTTTCGCGAGCGCAATCATCAGGTTTGTTTTCACCTGGAGTTCCGGTTCGAGTTTATTTTTCAGTAATTCTTCGAGAGTCTGGACACATTCTTCATACCGTGCCAGGTTGTAAAGCGCTTCTCCCTTGTAACTGATGGCCTGATACAGCTCTTCTTTTTCGGGATTCGAATCGATGACATTCTGAGCCGCTGCCAGGAGATCGTCCCATTTTTCCTCGAGGAATGAAATATCAGCGAGCGAAAGTCCGGCCCGGCCCTTCTGGTATCTGTTACCGTTCTCAATACAATCGCTGAGGATTATCCGGGCATCATCGTACTTGTCAAGCTCGATAAGGCATCGCGCTTTGAAATATTTAACATCCGGAATGAATTCACTTTCGGGGAACGCTTCGGAAATTTCATCATATTTTGTGAGGGCACGGGTGTATTCGCCGAGATAGAAATAGGACATTCCGATTATAAAGAGGCTGTCATCAACATACTTGGAGTTGGGGTAATCGCGGATAAGACGGGCGGCTCCGTCAACGGCGTCATTATAGAATTTTCTGTAGGTGTTGTTGGTTGTACCGGTCTCCCGTACACGCTGACGTTCGCCGTTCTTATAGTTTTTCTGAGCCATGTAAAATGTGTTTAAATAAGCGCACCCGCAAAGAAAAACAGCAAAAACAACAAGTAATACCAGTATCTTTCTCATAATTCCTCACTCTGTACCTGATAAGCAGGTCAAGTCTTCGAACGAACTGCCGGAACAACGGGAACACTCCATCCCGTTCCGTAACCGGTCAGGATGCCTGTCCTTTCTCCTCCTCCGCCGTAAGCACCGTCCGATCTTCCCGAAGCGCCGGTGGTTTGTTTCTGTGATACTCCTGGAGGCACCTGACTCCGACAGGTTTCGATACCAGGGAAAGAATACCTTCGGCAGCGGCGACTGCGCCCGCTATGGTCGTAGTATACGAGACATTATGAATTATTGCGGCACGTCTGATTTCATAATCGTCGGCATGTGATTCGCGACCTATGGGAGTATTGATCATGAGCCCTACGGAACCATCGGTCAGCAGGTCGAGAACATTCGGTCGCCCTTCGTATATCTTGAGGATAAGTTCTGTTTCGATGCCGTGAGATTGAAGAAAGTCCTTGGTTCCCGATGTGGCGACGATGGTGAACCCTGCCTGCCTGAGTTTGGCGGCGATGGGAACGATATCGTTCTTGTCATGGTCATTGACACTGATAAATATACGGCCGGAAGTCGGGAAGAACGAATTCACCGATATCTGGGACTTGGCAAACGCCACACCGAAATCATAATCGATTCCCATGACCTCCCCGGTTGATTTCATTTCGGGGCCGAGTATTGAATCGACTCCGGGGAACTTGATGAACGGCAGCACCGCTTCCTTGACACAGTAGTAATTGAGGGAAACCTCCCTGGTAAAACCTAGTTCGCGCAACGTCCTTCCGGTCATGACACGCGCGGCTATCTTTGCGAGGGGAACACCGATCGATTTGGAGACGAACGGCACAGTCCGCGATGCTCTCGGATTGACCTCGAGCACGTAGATTTCATTATTTTTGACGGCGTACTGGATATTCATGAGGCCGATGACATTGAGCTCACGGGCAAGATCACTTGTATGCCGCCTGATACGGTCAAGTATATCAGCGCTCAGACTGTAGGAGGGCAGAATACACGCCGAATCTCCGGAGTGAATCCCGGCATTCTCGATATGCTGCATGATGCCGCCGATCACCACATCGATACCGTCCGCCACGGCATCGACATCGATTTCGATCGCCGATTCGAGAAACTTGTCGACAAGTACCGGCCGTTCCTCGGAGACATGAACCGCCTCACGCATGTACGATTCCAGGGCATTGACGTTATAACAAATCATCATCGCACGACCGCCGAGCACATACGAAGGCCTGACAAGAACCGGATAGCCGATTCTGTCGGCGATTTTCCGCGCTTCCTCAAAGTCGGTCGCGGTGCCGTTCGGCGGCTGTTTGATGCAGAGACGGTCAACGAGCGCTCCGAACCGCTTGCGGTCTTCCGCAACATCGATGGATTCCGGAGATGTCCCGATAATGGGAACACCGGCATCCTCGAGCCCTTTCGCCAGCTTGAGAGGTGTCTGACCCCCGAACTGCACGATAACTCCGTCCGGGCGCTCCTTTTCGCAGATCGAGAGGACATCCTCGAGTGTAAGAGGCTCGAAATACAGCTTGTCGGATGTATCATAATCGGTCGAGACTGTTTCTGGATTTGAATTCACCATGATGGTTTCGAATCCGTCTTCCTTGAGGGCGAACGAAGCATGAACGCAGCAGTAATCGAACTCGATACCCTGCCCTATTCTGTTCGGGCCGCCGCCGATGATCATGATCTTCTTGCGGTCTGTTTTGACGACCTCGCACTCGTTCTCATATGTCGAGTAGTGGTACGGTGTAAACGCTTCGAATTCCGCTGCGCAGGTATCCACAGTCTTGAATACACTCCTGATGCCGAGTGTTTTCCGCAGCGTCCTGATATCAGGCTCCTTTTTCTTCCAGAGATACGCAAGCTGGCGGTCGGAAAAGCCCAGAGCCTTTATACGGTGCAGCTCCACGGGAGTAACGGACTCGAACGGGATTTTACCGATTTCACGTTCTTCCTCGACGATTTCAAGCATGTTGGAGAGAAACCACCGGTCTATTTTTGTGGCCTGATACAGTTCCTCAACCGTATGACCCGCCTGAAAAGCTTTACGAAGCGCGAACAGCCTGTCATCATACGGTGTCCTCACATACGAAAGCCAGTCATCGAGCTTCCATGCATCATCAACCCCATCCGCGCCGAGGCCGTACCGTCCGATTTCAAGGCCGCGGATTCCTTTCTGGAGGGCTTCCTTGAATGTTCTTCCGATGGCCATGACCTCGCCGACGCTTTTCATCTGGGTGCCGAGACGGCGGTCTGCTGAGGGGAATTTTTCAAAAGTCCAGCGCGGGATTTTTACCACACAGTAATCTATTGTCGGCTCAAAACACGCCTTTGTTTTACGGGTGATATCGTTCGCTATTTCGTCGAGTGTATAGCCCACGGCAAGCTTGGCGGCTATCTTGGCGATGGGGAATCCCGTGGCTTTCGATGCAAGCGCGGAGCTCCGTGAAACCCGGGGATTCATTTCGATAATCACAAGACGGCCGTCTTCGGGATTCTGGGCGAACTGGATATTTGAGCCGCCGGTCTCAACGCCGATTTCGCGGATAACATCGATTGCCCAGTCACGCATCCGCTGATATTCACGGTCGGTCAGCGTCTGGATGGGCGCAACGGTGATGGAATCGCCGGTATGGACACCCATGGGATCGAAATTCTCGATGGTGCAGATAATGACCACATTGTCGTTGAGATCGCGCATGACTTCGAGCTCGAATTCCTTCCAGCCGATAAGAGACTCTTCAATGAGAACCTCCGAAATCGGGCTCAACTCAAGTCCATGTTTGACCTGGAATTCAAATTCCTGCCTGTTGTATGCAATCCCGCCGCCTGTCCCGCCGAGGGTGAACGAGGGCCGTATGATAGCCGGAAATCCCACATCTTCGAGTATCTTCCACGAATCATCGATAGAATAAGCAAATCCGCCTTTCGGCTGTTCCACATTGATACGCTGCATCGCTTTGGAGAAGAGCTGACGGTCTTCCGCTTTTTTTATGGATTCAAGATCAGCCCCGATCATGCGGACTCCATACTTATCGAGCACACCGCTCTCTGCGAGTTCGACGGCGACATTGAGCCCTGTCTGGCCGCCGATGGTCGGGAGCAGCGCATCGGGGCGTTCTATGTCAATAATTTTTTCACATATATCGGCATTGATGGGTTCGATATAGGTCCGCTGGGCAAACTCGGGATCGGTCATGATGGTCGCCGGATTCGAATTGACAAGAACGATCTCGAATCCCTCCTCCATGAGCGCTTTACATGCCTGTGTACCGGAATAATCGAACTCGCATGCCTGTCCGATTACAATGGGTCCGGAACCTATGAGCATAATTTTATGAATATCGGTTCTTCTCGGCATTTATTGTTCCATTTACAGGAGGTTTACCTGATTGAGTTGTCTAATCCGTGAAATACGTGGTCTGCCAGGTTACAATGAAGTTGAAGTAAACTCGTGTCGGTTGTAGAATTCATATTACCGGATAATTCGATTTCATCGCCTTTTTTTTACCGAAATCCGACAAACCAGACAAGAAAAAGCGCTCCGATCAGCAGAACATAGAATCCGACATTCACAATCACGGAGACAAGCGTCCTTTTACGGTTGTTACGCTTTATCCTTCGTGAAGTTCTCTTTTTAACATCAGCGAGAACGAGCTCGGCGGCCTGCGGATTGAGCATTTCAAACAGACCTGTAATTGCACGCTTGGCGATGAGAACCTGTTCCACAAAAATATCGTGGTACGGTCTGGTGTTATCATTCGCTCTTCCTGTCTTAAGTATGGGCACAAGGCTTTCACTGGTTATAAGTCCGGCCTTGAGCAGAGCAATTTTGATTTTTGTTATTCTGAGATCGCCGTGAATGCTTACATTTGTGCGGAGTACAAACTCGCAGGCATCGAGAAAATCTCTGAAAAATGCCCGAATCTCATCGTCGGAAAGGGAAAGAAAATACGATTCTTCAATGAGCTCATCGATCTGCTGTTTAATCGCTTTATCAGTCCATCGTTTCATATTCTAAATGTATGAAATTACGAGGTAAAAAGCAAGCGTCACGAAAAAGCCGAAATGTTTATTTAACCTTATGAACATTCATAAGATTCGTCGAACCCGCCATTCCGATCGGAGTACCCGATGTGATGACAATGATCTCTCCCGGCGCGGCATACCCGTTCGCTTTTGCAATGATCTCGGCAGTGCTCACCATGCTGTCGGTATCGATAACCTCTTTGACAAGGACAGTGCGAACACCCCAGTAAATTGCAAGCCTCCGCCGTATGGATTCGCTCGGGGTGATGGCGAGTATGCGTGTTTTCGGCCTGTGCTGGGAGAGACGTCTTGCGGTCGAGCCGGACTGGGTATACGCCACGATAGCCTTTGCCTGAAGCAGTTCGGCTGCCCGGCATGCTGCGGCGGTCACCGCTTCTTCAATGGATGATTCCCTTGGTTTCCAGTCCAGGAAGCTGCGCCCTTTGCCCATTTCACACTCGACGCCGTCGATGATTCTCCTCATGGTTTCGGCAGCCTTGATGGGATATTTCCCAACAGCGGTCTCCCCGGAGAGCATGAGAGCATCGGAACCATCGATAATCGCATTCGCAACATCGGAGGTTTCAGCACGGGTAGGGTTGGGCTGGACGGTCATCGATTCGAGCATTTGCGTGGCGGTAATAACCGGTTTTCCTGCGTCGTTGCAGGCTGTGATAAGCCGTTTCTGGATGAGCGGAACCTGCTCGGACGCCATTTCCACACCGAGATCGCCGCGGGCGATCATGATACCGTCCGCCTGTTCAAGTATCTGTTCAAATGCAATGACGGCCTCTTCTTTTTCTATCTTGGCGATTACGGGGATATCGGAGCCGCAATTCGCAATCATTTTCTTTGCCTTGATGACATCATCGGGCGAGCGCACAAACGAGAGGGCAAGAAAATCTATATCCTCACGGACTGCAAACTCCATATCCTTGAAATCTTTGGCGCTGATTGCGGGCGCGGAGACATTGACTCCCGGAAGATTCATACCCTTATGCGGTTTCAGAATCCCCCCGACCACTATTGCCGCACGAACCTCTTCGGGCCGAACCTCAACAACACGCAGTTCTATTCTGCCGTCATCGATAAGAATCCGGCTCCCCTTTTCAACATCACTCGCAAGGTTCGGATACGTTGTGCTGACAAGATCGGCAGTTCCTCTCGCAACATTGGTCGTTATGGTAATTTCTTCCCCGGCAATCAGGGTAACAGCGTCTTTTTCGAGCTCGCCGATACGTATCTTCGGCCCGCAAAGGTCGCCGAGTATGGCAATGGGCTCGCCCTTCTTTGTCGCCGCATTCCTGATAGCGGAAATCATCGCCCTGTATTCGTCATGATTTCCATGAGAAAAGTTGATACGGGCTATGTTCATGCCGTTTGCAATGAGCCCCTCGATAATTCCGGGTTCACTGCACGCCGGTCCCATGGTGCATATAATTTTGGCTCTTGCCATAAATACATATCTCCATTATAGTTTACAAGTCGTCCCGGTTTTCAGCCCCCACGAATCATTTATGATCGACGGCTCCGGTAATTATCGGTCAGTTCCTTCAATACAAAGGGAAGCTGTTCCAGGGCATCGCATGCAATGACTCCCCTCATTCCTCTCAATTCCGATACCCGTTCACCCGCACTGCCATGAACATACGCTCCGAGTACGGCGGCATCGAACAGATTCATCC
This sequence is a window from bacterium. Protein-coding genes within it:
- a CDS encoding tetratricopeptide repeat protein, which encodes MRKILVLLVVFAVFLCGCAYLNTFYMAQKNYKNGERQRVRETGTTNNTYRKFYNDAVDGAARLIRDYPNSKYVDDSLFIIGMSYFYLGEYTRALTKYDEISEAFPESEFIPDVKYFKARCLIELDKYDDARIILSDCIENGNRYQKGRAGLSLADISFLEEKWDDLLAAAQNVIDSNPEKEELYQAISYKGEALYNLARYEECVQTLEELLKNKLEPELQVKTNLMIALAKGELGKFEEGLGYLTAMQNKGEYAKYDPRIRLQIGRIYELQGDTDKAVDTYLKLAGDYPDSVASYEAWYHVGKLRLQDFSNLDDAKSAFDKAKAVKARVVDSWLIESTNMSTQIDALKKKLETLDQLKNDPVKKAHERFSLAELYTFSFNRPDSALTQYRMILEEAPETDFAVRSEYFLGLNELRSENRYSEEADHELMSKIIEKYPESNFSQELRVFLGVIEKPPEIRAFQEAEQARISGKGADVYMPLYQAVADSFPDTKSAYQARFIMAYFYEHDVGNNEKAIELYTELTKLEKNVYRKDYVELATSKLEHMKEEPKLLKDIEKNIVYLTYGIGKTTTETPSETPQVAVSASKQDEEMTGLKKIRARNARIRSRYYSN
- the carB gene encoding carbamoyl-phosphate synthase large subunit; the protein is MPRRTDIHKIMLIGSGPIVIGQACEFDYSGTQACKALMEEGFEIVLVNSNPATIMTDPEFAQRTYIEPINADICEKIIDIERPDALLPTIGGQTGLNVAVELAESGVLDKYGVRMIGADLESIKKAEDRQLFSKAMQRINVEQPKGGFAYSIDDSWKILEDVGFPAIIRPSFTLGGTGGGIAYNRQEFEFQVKHGLELSPISEVLIEESLIGWKEFELEVMRDLNDNVVIICTIENFDPMGVHTGDSITVAPIQTLTDREYQRMRDWAIDVIREIGVETGGSNIQFAQNPEDGRLVIIEMNPRVSRSSALASKATGFPIAKIAAKLAVGYTLDEIANDITRKTKACFEPTIDYCVVKIPRWTFEKFPSADRRLGTQMKSVGEVMAIGRTFKEALQKGIRGLEIGRYGLGADGVDDAWKLDDWLSYVRTPYDDRLFALRKAFQAGHTVEELYQATKIDRWFLSNMLEIVEEEREIGKIPFESVTPVELHRIKALGFSDRQLAYLWKKKEPDIRTLRKTLGIRSVFKTVDTCAAEFEAFTPYHYSTYENECEVVKTDRKKIMIIGGGPNRIGQGIEFDYCCVHASFALKEDGFETIMVNSNPETVSTDYDTSDKLYFEPLTLEDVLSICEKERPDGVIVQFGGQTPLKLAKGLEDAGVPIIGTSPESIDVAEDRKRFGALVDRLCIKQPPNGTATDFEEARKIADRIGYPVLVRPSYVLGGRAMMICYNVNALESYMREAVHVSEERPVLVDKFLESAIEIDVDAVADGIDVVIGGIMQHIENAGIHSGDSACILPSYSLSADILDRIRRHTSDLARELNVIGLMNIQYAVKNNEIYVLEVNPRASRTVPFVSKSIGVPLAKIAARVMTGRTLRELGFTREVSLNYYCVKEAVLPFIKFPGVDSILGPEMKSTGEVMGIDYDFGVAFAKSQISVNSFFPTSGRIFISVNDHDKNDIVPIAAKLRQAGFTIVATSGTKDFLQSHGIETELILKIYEGRPNVLDLLTDGSVGLMINTPIGRESHADDYEIRRAAIIHNVSYTTTIAGAVAAAEGILSLVSKPVGVRCLQEYHRNKPPALREDRTVLTAEEEKGQAS
- the pyk gene encoding pyruvate kinase, with the translated sequence MARAKIICTMGPACSEPGIIEGLIANGMNIARINFSHGNHDEYRAMISAIRNAATKKGEPIAILGDLCGPKIRIGELEKDAVTLIAGEEITITTNVARGTADLVSTTYPNLASDVEKGSRILIDDGRIELRVVEVRPEEVRAAIVVGGILKPHKGMNLPGVNVSAPAISAKDFKDMEFAVREDIDFLALSFVRSPDDVIKAKKMIANCGSDIPVIAKIEKEEAVIAFEQILEQADGIMIARGDLGVEMASEQVPLIQKRLITACNDAGKPVITATQMLESMTVQPNPTRAETSDVANAIIDGSDALMLSGETAVGKYPIKAAETMRRIIDGVECEMGKGRSFLDWKPRESSIEEAVTAAACRAAELLQAKAIVAYTQSGSTARRLSQHRPKTRILAITPSESIRRRLAIYWGVRTVLVKEVIDTDSMVSTAEIIAKANGYAAPGEIIVITSGTPIGMAGSTNLMNVHKVK
- a CDS encoding dihydroorotate dehydrogenase electron transfer subunit, with the protein product MREYEAGIIRTERRGSAVFIMHLSCGEIARTVTPGQFVQVRVCDGTDPFLRRTFSVYGSDPERGQIKLMVEIVGRGTELLSSVNRGECLNIIGPLGKGFHLDHAGSGSCILVAGGVGAAPLFFLSDSMADRQKNQAVFMIGARTAEIHRAFEGLFNEHVTVVKATDDGSLGYHGFVTGLLEEQVGSINPEVIYTCGPHPMMKAVAAVAHKAGIRCFISLEQRMACGIGACYGCAVPLTDGRMVRSCVEGPVFDADEVKW